The DNA sequence GCAGGTGCGTGGTGGACCCGGCAATGGTCTCATCGGCCGGATCGAAGGCGACCGCACGGCCGAAGCCGTCACCCGCCTGTCCATCGGACGCGACGATCTTCGCCTTCTGACTCCATGTTCCGCCGCTCCGGGTGAAGACATACACCGCGCCCTGGTGGAGCTGGCTGCCCGCGTGCTTTCCGACGGCGCCGGCGATCACGGTGTCGCCCGAGACGGCGACGCTCGTGCCCAGCGCGTCGCCGATGGCAGCATCGTTGGCCGTGAGAATCGCCTCCTGCTGCCACTCGAAGGTCTTGTCTGCCTTCGCCACAAGCCTGAAGAGATAGATCGCGCCTCGGCTGCTCTGCCGAAGCGGCGCGCCAACGGCGACAAGATCGCCATCCATCGCGACCGCACGACCGAAGCGATCACCAGCGGCCGCATCGCTGGCAACCAACTTGGTCTCGAAGGGCCAGGTCCTGTCCATGAAGCGCCGGAAGATGTAGACCGCGCCGGCATTCATCTTGCCGCCGACGGTGGCACCATCGGCACCGAATGCGGCGGGCGTCCGCGTGGCGAATTGGATCTTCGGTCGGGCGACCGCGACCGCACCGCCGAAGCGGAGATCGACCTCCGGGTCTGGCGGCGTCACCGACGCCTCGTGAATCCATCCTTCGGGCGCGAGTCGCCAGATCTCGCCGGCGCCGTGACGAAGAACACCCTTCGATGATGAGGTCCATGCGCCAGCCACCATGAACGGCTCCTGGAAGGCGACGCTGCGACCGAGTTCGTCACTGCTCGACTGTGCAGGAGGAACAAGGTTCGTTTCAAAGAGCGGAAGGGGCGTTGTCCCGGAGCCTGCAAGCGCGACGGACGCGGCCATCGCCATGACGATCAGCGTCATGGTGAACGATGGTGGATTGGCCCAGGCTCTCTTCATTCCTCGCATCTGCACCGTTCGACCGTTTCAGTCGGTGGACACGACCGGCCCGGGAACCCCGAACTCGTCGATGGTCCTGACCAAAGGGGTTCCCCGCCCCTCGACTCTCCCGCCGACTGCGAGAGAGAGCATACCCCGGAGAATCCACAAACCCAAGAGAAACCAACGGCTGAAAACGCGCACTTTCCGCGCCGGTTGTGACGGGAAACACCCAGATCGCTTCATCTGAGGGGTGAGCCGCCGATCCGGGATGGCCTGAACGCAGGTCGCCAGGGTGCGGGCGGTCATCACCGTTCCCTCGCGATCGAGGCGCCCACGCGGGGCGTGCGTCGACCAACCAGTCTGTGAACAAAGTCGTGGGTCGCGCTTCTCAGGAGCGCTCGATGTCGAAGGCGCCGGAAGCAATGCACGCCTCGATCGCCGCAATCATCGGCGCCGGTGGTCGATCTTCAGTCGACCCAGGCACCACCTTGCGCACCATCGCCGCGGTCTGCTCCACTCGCGCCCCGCTTCGCAGGGGTCGATGTCGTTCGAGGGCTTCGGTCATGCAGAGAAGCTCGATGGCCACCACGCTTCGGGCGAGCGACACGGCGCGATCGAACTTGAGTGCCGAAGTCGCGCCGAAGCTGTTGTAGTCCTCCATGCCGGCGCAGGTCGGAATGTTCGCCACGCACGCGGGCGTGCAGAGAGTCTGAATCTCGTTACAGCAGGCGGCGGCGGCGTACTGCGCGATCATGAGGCCCGACTTGAGCCCGGGGTCGTGGGCCAGATGGGGCGTCAGCTTCGTGAACGGGTCGGCCCCGGCAAGGACCCAGTAGACGCGGCGCTCCGCGATTCCTGCAACGGGCGCGAGCGCAATCGTCGCCATGTCAAGGGCGATCGCGAGAGGCATGCCATGAAAGTTGCCGCCCGAGACGAGGGCGCGATCGGAGCCCGCGGCCTCGGCGAAGACGAGTGGATTGTCCGTGACAGCGCCGAGTTCGCGTTCGATGGTCGCGCGGACGAAACGAAGGCCATCGAGCGCCGCACCCAGCACCTGCGGCGTGCAGCGGAGCGAGTAGGGATCCTGCACGCGCGGATCATTCTCGCGATGGCTCGGAGTGATTGCCGAACCCTCGAGTTCGCGGCGCAGCAGCGCGGCGACCTCGATCTGGCCGGGTTGATTGCGAGCCTGATGAAGGCGCTCATCGAGAAAGGCATCGGAGGCGAGCGCGGCGTCCATCGCAAGCGCCGCGCTGCGCACCGCCGCACGGAAGAGGCGTTCCGCATCGAGCAGGGCGAGACCCCCGACGGCGGCCATGGCATGGGTCCCGTTGATGAGGGCAAGTCCCTCCTTCGCGTCGAGTTCGAGCGGCTCGATACCGCGCGCCTTGAGCGCGAAGCCAGCCCGGGTCATCACGCCGCAGAGATCGGCGTCGCCCTCGCCCATGAGGCCGAGCGCGACATGCGCCAGCGGCGCCAAGTCGCCCGAGGCGCCGACCGAGCCCCGGCTCGGCACGCGCGGGGTGACCTGCGCATCGAGCAGCTTCGCGATCTGCTCGACAACCACCGGACGCGCACCACTGCGTCCCCTCGCGAGGCTCGCGGCGAGCAGTGCCATCATTGCGCGGACCTGTCGCGGGTGAAGCGGTGGACCGACTCCCGATGCG is a window from the Phycisphaeraceae bacterium genome containing:
- the hutH gene encoding histidine ammonia-lyase encodes the protein MPAPLPSIVLDGESLPLDALSAIADGRASIRLGDRGRAKMEASRALVENAAAGSDAVYGVNTGFGSLSRVRIDRSELRQLQRNLIRSHASGVGPPLHPRQVRAMMALLAASLARGRSGARPVVVEQIAKLLDAQVTPRVPSRGSVGASGDLAPLAHVALGLMGEGDADLCGVMTRAGFALKARGIEPLELDAKEGLALINGTHAMAAVGGLALLDAERLFRAAVRSAALAMDAALASDAFLDERLHQARNQPGQIEVAALLRRELEGSAITPSHRENDPRVQDPYSLRCTPQVLGAALDGLRFVRATIERELGAVTDNPLVFAEAAGSDRALVSGGNFHGMPLAIALDMATIALAPVAGIAERRVYWVLAGADPFTKLTPHLAHDPGLKSGLMIAQYAAAACCNEIQTLCTPACVANIPTCAGMEDYNSFGATSALKFDRAVSLARSVVAIELLCMTEALERHRPLRSGARVEQTAAMVRKVVPGSTEDRPPAPMIAAIEACIASGAFDIERS